AACAGTTGTTCCTGGGCTTTGTTGCAGGCTTTGATGAACCGGGGCAACGAGAACGGCTTGAGCAGATAATCAAGGGCATCTAACTCAAAACTGGTGACGGCATGCTCAGAATACGCGGTGGTGAAAATAACCAATGGCTTCTTCTGCAGGCTGGCCACAAACTCCAAGCCCGTGATGTCCGGCATGCGTATGTCCAGGAACACCACATCTACGGGTTCCTTCTGCAGGCATTCCAGCGCCAGAAACGCATCTGTGAAACAGGCTTTCAGTTCCAGAAACGGCACCTTGGCGGCATGCGAGCGCACCACTTCCAGGGCCATGGGTTCATCATCAACGGCAATTGCCTTCATGCAAAAAATTGTGAGGTGTCTTCCTAAAGGTACGGCTTTGGCGACAATCTTTTAGAGTTGCAAGGTGAGGTGCACAAAGTATTCCTCCTGGGTTTCCCTGATCACCAATTCATGTTTGTTTTTATAGAGGAGCGC
This region of Rufibacter sp. LB8 genomic DNA includes:
- a CDS encoding LytTR family DNA-binding domain-containing protein, translating into MKAIAVDDEPMALEVVRSHAAKVPFLELKACFTDAFLALECLQKEPVDVVFLDIRMPDITGLEFVASLQKKPLVIFTTAYSEHAVTSFELDALDYLLKPFSLPRFIKACNKAQEQLLLRGGAQQQAKDYIFLKTGYEQVKVQFQDILYLEAAGNYVTFVLAGKSLLSRLTMTEVQELLPAQEFIRVHRSFIVAKHKIDKIERHQVTIKGQHVPVGASFMQDLHF